Proteins from a genomic interval of Caldilineales bacterium:
- a CDS encoding tetratricopeptide repeat protein, giving the protein VLKAKGDVLAFLDRRDEALTHYDNAFRLFQQVGSSLGQANVLKAKGDVLAFLDRRDEALTHYDNAFRLFQQVGSSLGQANVLQAKGDVLAFLDRRDEALTHYDNAFRLFQQVGDRLGQANVLKAKGDVLAFLDRRDEALTHYDNAFRLFQQVGSSLGQANVLQAKGSLALRQNQTQEGLALLDQAFSLYESIGGQVGLANCGIILGRFRAAQGDFRAAMAYMQPAADFGKAIGHPLGVQLQAEIDAWRAQMDAGR; this is encoded by the coding sequence CGTCCTCAAGGCCAAAGGCGACGTCCTCGCCTTCCTCGACCGCAGAGACGAAGCCCTCACCCACTACGATAACGCCTTCCGCCTCTTCCAACAGGTCGGCTCAAGCCTCGGTCAGGCCAACGTCCTCAAGGCCAAAGGCGACGTCCTCGCCTTCCTCGACCGCAGAGACGAAGCCCTCACCCACTACGATAACGCCTTCCGCCTCTTCCAACAGGTCGGCTCAAGCCTCGGTCAGGCCAACGTCCTCCAGGCCAAAGGCGACGTCCTCGCCTTCCTCGACCGCAGAGACGAAGCCCTCACCCACTACGATAACGCCTTCCGCCTCTTCCAACAGGTCGGCGACCGCCTCGGTCAGGCCAACGTCCTCAAGGCCAAAGGCGACGTCCTCGCCTTCCTCGACCGCAGAGACGAAGCCCTCACCCACTACGATAACGCCTTCCGCCTCTTCCAACAGGTCGGCTCAAGCCTCGGTCAGGCCAACGTCCTCCAGGCCAAGGGCAGTCTGGCCCTAAGACAAAATCAGACGCAAGAAGGTTTGGCCTTGCTGGATCAAGCCTTTTCACTATACGAAAGTATTGGCGGTCAAGTGGGTCTGGCGAATTGTGGCATTATTCTGGGGCGTTTTCGCGCTGCTCAGGGCGATTTCCGCGCCGCCATGGCCTACATGCAGCCCGCCGCCGACTTTGGCAAAGCCATCGGCCACCCCTTGGGCGTGCAATTGCAGGCCGAGATCGACGCCTGGCGGGCGCAGATGGACGCTGGACGATAG
- a CDS encoding glycosyltransferase has protein sequence MDDGTMRHERPHPEPGTQNPEHPHTNPQSPLSTPQTLAVILCTRNRPADLARCLASLAAQTRPADEIWVIDASERAEDGGQRSEDGGQRAEVGGQRAGDEGRRTNTTAQPGQSPIPNNQSPISNNQSPISNLQSPIPNNQSPISNLQSPIPNNHSPLTTLPSPPGLPAQRNLGLRQTQADVVAFFDDDVELEPGYLAALMAVYERRWGEGVGGVAGSTPGWRQSSEGAWWLKRVFGLTHVQASGEAVRLLPTLGLTWVAQPAHEIPCAALPGHCMSFRRAALDGIAFDESLGGYADGEDIDVGIQVGRRYPLWQTPDARLTHHKSRLQRADLRRRFFTRTRNERYLHRKLMPQTAFYRLAWAWGAVGRLLVAAMVGLRQGALSPLHGAWEGLRAVK, from the coding sequence ATGGACGACGGCACCATGCGCCATGAGCGCCCTCACCCGGAACCCGGAACCCAGAACCCGGAACACCCACACACCAATCCCCAATCTCCACTCTCCACTCCCCAAACCCTCGCCGTCATCCTCTGCACCCGCAACCGCCCGGCCGACCTGGCCCGCTGCCTGGCCAGCCTGGCCGCCCAAACCCGCCCTGCGGATGAGATCTGGGTCATCGATGCCTCGGAGAGGGCAGAGGACGGAGGTCAGAGGTCGGAGGACGGAGGTCAGAGGGCGGAGGTCGGAGGTCAGAGGGCGGGGGACGAAGGTCGAAGGACGAACACCACCGCCCAGCCCGGCCAATCTCCAATCCCCAATAACCAATCTCCAATCTCCAACAACCAATCTCCAATCTCCAATCTCCAATCCCCAATCCCCAACAACCAATCTCCAATCTCCAATCTCCAATCCCCAATCCCCAATAACCACTCCCCACTAACCACCCTCCCCTCCCCCCCCGGCCTCCCTGCCCAGCGCAACCTGGGGCTGCGGCAGACGCAAGCCGATGTCGTCGCCTTCTTCGACGACGATGTCGAGCTGGAGCCGGGCTATCTGGCGGCGCTGATGGCGGTGTACGAGCGGCGCTGGGGCGAAGGCGTGGGCGGGGTGGCGGGGTCCACGCCCGGCTGGCGGCAGTCGTCGGAGGGGGCCTGGTGGCTGAAGCGGGTGTTCGGGCTGACGCATGTGCAAGCAAGCGGCGAGGCCGTGCGGCTGCTGCCCACCCTCGGCCTCACCTGGGTGGCCCAACCCGCACACGAAATCCCCTGCGCCGCCCTCCCCGGCCACTGCATGAGCTTCCGGCGGGCGGCGCTGGATGGCATCGCCTTCGATGAGTCGTTGGGCGGCTATGCCGATGGCGAGGACATCGATGTGGGCATCCAGGTGGGCCGGCGCTACCCGCTCTGGCAGACGCCCGACGCTCGCCTGACCCATCACAAGTCGCGGCTGCAGCGGGCCGACCTGCGTCGGCGCTTTTTCACCCGCACGCGCAATGAGCGCTATCTGCACCGCAAGCTGATGCCGCAGACGGCGTTCTACCGGCTGGCCTGGGCCTGGGGCGCGGTCGGGCGGCTGCTGGTGGCGGCGATGGTGGGGCTGCGCCAGGGCGCCCTCTCCCCACTCCACGGCGCCTGGGAGGGGCTACGCGCGGTGAAATGA
- a CDS encoding sugar phosphate isomerase/epimerase, with translation MNPNIALQLYTVREALAQDFAAAIRRVADLGYEAVETAGFPGTTPKAAARLFRSLGLTVCSAHTPLPLGEKQKEALALLDALDVRRAVCAWLPPERFASLDSIRAAADELNQAAAVFARHDIAFHYHNHWFELWPVAGKPGLQHLLEHLDPAVLLELDIYWVKTGGGDPASLLRSLGRRVPLLHVKDGPGLVEAPMVALGEGIVDIPAALAAASADWLIVELDRCATDMFEAAGKSLAHLRSLANQNT, from the coding sequence ATGAACCCGAACATCGCCCTCCAACTCTACACCGTGCGCGAGGCCCTGGCCCAGGACTTCGCCGCAGCCATCCGCCGGGTGGCCGATCTGGGCTACGAGGCCGTCGAGACGGCCGGCTTCCCTGGCACGACGCCCAAAGCCGCCGCCCGCCTCTTCCGCAGCCTGGGCCTGACCGTTTGCAGCGCCCACACGCCCCTGCCGTTGGGCGAGAAACAAAAAGAAGCCCTGGCCTTGCTCGACGCCCTGGACGTGCGCCGCGCCGTCTGCGCCTGGCTGCCACCGGAACGCTTCGCCAGCCTCGATAGCATCCGCGCCGCCGCCGACGAGCTGAACCAGGCTGCCGCCGTCTTCGCCCGCCACGACATCGCCTTCCACTACCACAACCATTGGTTCGAGCTGTGGCCGGTGGCGGGCAAGCCCGGCCTCCAGCACCTGCTTGAGCACCTCGACCCGGCCGTGCTGCTGGAGCTTGACATCTACTGGGTCAAGACCGGCGGCGGCGACCCGGCCAGCCTGCTACGCTCACTCGGCCGGCGCGTCCCCCTGCTGCATGTCAAGGATGGCCCCGGCCTGGTCGAAGCCCCGATGGTGGCGCTGGGCGAGGGCATAGTCGATATCCCCGCCGCCCTGGCCGCTGCCTCCGCCGACTGGCTGATCGTCGAACTCGACCGCTGCGCCACCGACATGTTCGAGGCCGCGGGCAAAAGCCTTGCCCACCTGCGGTCACTTGCAAATCAAAACACGTAG
- a CDS encoding ThuA domain-containing protein: MPNLLIWNEFRHEKTDPAVQAVYPHGIHTALAEGLSAAGFPVRTATLDEPEHGLSDAALDQTDVLLWWGHMAHGEVQDAIVERVQERVLDGMGLVVLHSGHFSKLFKRLMGTSCDLKWREVGERERVWVVAPGHPIADGLGEHFEIEHEEMYGEFFDVPAPDELVLVSWFQGGEIFRSGCCYTRGHGKIFYFRPGHETYPTYRHPEVLRVIANGCRWAAPTNSPRRSFGHRPQPLEPLHQP, from the coding sequence ATGCCAAACCTCCTCATCTGGAACGAATTCCGCCACGAAAAAACCGACCCCGCCGTGCAGGCCGTTTACCCGCACGGCATCCACACCGCCCTGGCCGAGGGACTGAGCGCAGCCGGTTTTCCGGTCCGCACTGCCACCCTCGATGAACCGGAGCACGGGCTGAGCGACGCCGCCCTCGACCAGACGGATGTCCTCCTCTGGTGGGGCCACATGGCCCACGGCGAGGTGCAAGATGCCATTGTCGAGCGCGTCCAAGAGCGCGTCCTCGATGGCATGGGCCTCGTCGTCCTTCACTCCGGCCATTTCTCCAAGCTCTTCAAGCGGCTGATGGGGACGAGCTGCGACCTGAAATGGCGCGAGGTGGGCGAGAGAGAGCGGGTGTGGGTCGTTGCGCCCGGCCATCCCATTGCCGATGGCCTGGGTGAGCATTTCGAAATCGAACACGAGGAAATGTACGGCGAATTCTTCGACGTCCCCGCGCCCGACGAACTCGTCCTCGTCTCCTGGTTCCAGGGCGGCGAAATCTTCCGCAGTGGCTGCTGCTACACCCGCGGCCACGGCAAGATCTTCTACTTTCGCCCCGGCCACGAAACCTACCCCACCTATCGCCATCCTGAGGTGCTGCGCGTCATCGCCAATGGCTGCCGCTGGGCCGCCCCGACCAACAGCCCCCGGCGCAGCTTCGGCCACCGCCCCCAGCCCCTCGAACCCCTCCACCAGCCATGA
- a CDS encoding Gfo/Idh/MocA family oxidoreductase yields MTHPTRVTLIGCGGMARHHIRQMLKQQDSTTIAAICEPSAAAYAEAVKIFAEAGLTPPPNQPDLAKLLADYPLDAAFIITPHAFHHDQTVACLEAGLDVLLEKPMVMNAAEAESLIAVQRRTGRLLVVAFPGSLSPQIRTAVRLLRSGELGHILSISAVCWQDWGPNTAGTWRQVPELAGGGFLFDTGAHLLNTVVDLAGEEFSEVAAWLDNNGRPVETMGVVMGRLQSGAWATLHACGEATPSFGSDIRVFCGRGNLRTGFHGERLELQRPGRHHLRRVPVPASSGVWEQFLTVRRGDLPNPCPPEVGLRMARLYDAIVASAAQGGQVVRC; encoded by the coding sequence ATGACCCACCCCACCCGCGTCACCCTCATCGGCTGCGGCGGCATGGCCCGCCACCACATCCGCCAGATGCTGAAGCAGCAGGATAGCACCACCATTGCCGCCATCTGCGAACCGTCGGCTGCCGCCTATGCCGAAGCTGTCAAAATCTTCGCGGAAGCAGGCCTGACGCCCCCGCCCAACCAACCCGACCTGGCCAAACTCCTGGCCGACTATCCCCTCGACGCCGCCTTCATCATCACCCCCCACGCCTTCCACCACGACCAGACCGTGGCCTGTCTGGAAGCGGGGCTGGATGTGCTGCTGGAAAAACCGATGGTGATGAACGCCGCCGAAGCCGAAAGCCTGATCGCCGTCCAGCGGCGCACCGGCCGGCTGCTCGTCGTCGCCTTCCCCGGCAGCCTCTCGCCCCAGATTCGCACCGCCGTGCGCTTGTTGCGGTCGGGCGAATTGGGCCACATCCTCAGCATCAGCGCCGTTTGCTGGCAGGATTGGGGGCCGAACACCGCCGGCACCTGGCGCCAGGTCCCCGAACTCGCTGGCGGCGGCTTCCTCTTCGACACCGGCGCCCACCTGCTCAACACCGTCGTCGATCTCGCCGGCGAGGAATTCAGCGAGGTGGCGGCCTGGCTGGACAACAACGGCCGCCCGGTCGAGACCATGGGCGTCGTCATGGGCCGCCTGCAATCGGGCGCCTGGGCTACGCTCCACGCCTGCGGCGAGGCCACACCCAGCTTCGGCTCCGACATCCGCGTCTTCTGTGGCCGCGGCAACCTGCGCACCGGTTTTCATGGCGAGCGGCTGGAACTCCAGCGCCCCGGCCGCCACCACCTGCGCCGCGTCCCCGTCCCTGCTTCATCGGGCGTGTGGGAGCAATTCCTGACCGTCCGCCGCGGCGACCTCCCCAACCCCTGCCCGCCCGAAGTCGGCCTGCGCATGGCCCGCCTCTACGATGCCATCGTCGCCTCCGCCGCGCAGGGCGGACAAGTTGTTAGGTGTTAG
- a CDS encoding ABC transporter ATP-binding protein, with translation MIEVSHLSKAYGPIQALDDISFSIHRGEIVGLLGPNGAGKTTLMKILTGYLQADSGEACIGGLDVLTQRRQVQALIGYLPENAPLYHELSVQGYLKMMADLRELPTAEQAPAISAAVRAAGLEERLTQPIGTLSKGFRQRVGLAQAILHRPQLLILDEPTVGLDPTQIVEIRHLIRGLAKTSTILLSTHILPEVEQVCDRVIILMNGEIKADARLAELSAAASAVLVLRQAPAGVEKTLRSLPGVADIQVERSPDGFPAYRILARKQNGAATADLTPAIYELARDQNWPLRELRRETRTLETVFSELAGGDK, from the coding sequence ATGATCGAAGTCTCCCACCTCTCCAAAGCCTACGGCCCCATCCAGGCCCTCGACGACATCTCCTTCTCCATCCATCGAGGCGAGATCGTCGGGCTGCTCGGCCCCAACGGCGCCGGCAAGACTACCCTGATGAAAATCCTCACCGGCTATCTGCAAGCCGACAGCGGCGAAGCCTGCATCGGCGGCTTGGACGTGCTGACGCAACGCCGCCAGGTGCAAGCCCTCATCGGCTACCTGCCCGAAAACGCCCCCCTCTACCACGAGCTTTCGGTCCAGGGCTACCTGAAGATGATGGCCGACCTGCGCGAACTCCCCACCGCCGAGCAAGCCCCTGCCATCTCGGCGGCCGTGCGCGCGGCCGGGCTGGAAGAACGCCTGACCCAGCCCATCGGCACCCTCAGCAAGGGCTTCCGCCAGCGCGTCGGCCTGGCCCAGGCCATCCTCCACCGGCCCCAACTCCTCATCCTCGATGAGCCCACCGTCGGCCTCGACCCCACCCAGATCGTCGAAATCCGCCATCTCATCCGCGGCCTGGCCAAAACCAGCACCATCCTCCTTTCCACCCACATCCTGCCCGAAGTCGAACAGGTCTGCGACCGCGTCATCATCCTCATGAACGGCGAAATCAAGGCCGACGCCCGTCTGGCCGAACTTTCCGCCGCCGCCAGCGCCGTCCTCGTCCTCCGGCAGGCCCCGGCCGGGGTGGAAAAGACCCTGCGCTCGCTCCCCGGCGTCGCCGATATTCAAGTCGAACGCTCGCCCGACGGCTTCCCTGCCTACCGCATCCTCGCCCGCAAGCAGAACGGCGCCGCCACCGCCGACCTGACCCCGGCCATCTACGAACTCGCCCGCGACCAGAACTGGCCCCTGCGCGAGCTGCGCCGAGAGACCCGCACGTTGGAGACGGTTTTCAGCGAGTTGGCAGGCGGGGACAAGTAA
- a CDS encoding NmrA family NAD(P)-binding protein encodes MILVTGAAGKTGRAVIRALAEHGQRPVAFVRSQAQATAMAAAGAQRVIAGDFEDAADIRRAMEGVQAVYHICPNMHPHEVAIGRTVIGAAASAGVERFVYHSVLHPQTEKMPHHWQKLRVEELLFESGLAFTILQPAVYMQNILAATEAILNQGRYPVPYAAASRLSFVDLADVAAVAARVLVEDGHAGAIYELAGTPPLSQTEVAAILSESAGRPVTVKVVDREAWRRGAVAAGLSGYAIATLLAMFRYYEAFGLSGNPRLLGWLLGREPVSLRDFARDHLQG; translated from the coding sequence ATGATCCTGGTCACAGGGGCCGCGGGCAAGACCGGCCGGGCGGTCATCCGGGCGCTGGCCGAGCACGGCCAACGCCCGGTCGCGTTCGTGCGCAGCCAGGCGCAAGCGACGGCGATGGCCGCAGCGGGCGCACAGCGGGTCATTGCCGGCGATTTCGAGGATGCGGCCGACATTCGTCGAGCGATGGAGGGGGTGCAGGCGGTCTACCACATCTGCCCAAATATGCACCCGCACGAGGTCGCCATCGGCCGCACGGTGATCGGGGCGGCGGCGAGCGCCGGGGTGGAGCGCTTCGTCTACCACTCAGTGCTGCACCCGCAGACCGAGAAGATGCCCCATCATTGGCAGAAGTTGCGGGTGGAGGAGCTTCTCTTCGAGTCCGGGCTGGCGTTCACCATCCTGCAACCGGCCGTCTATATGCAGAACATCCTGGCTGCGACCGAGGCCATCCTGAACCAGGGCCGCTATCCTGTGCCCTATGCCGCTGCTTCCCGGCTGAGTTTCGTCGACCTGGCTGATGTGGCCGCAGTTGCGGCCCGCGTGCTGGTGGAGGATGGGCACGCCGGCGCGATCTACGAGCTTGCCGGTACGCCGCCGCTGAGCCAGACCGAGGTGGCCGCCATCCTGTCAGAAAGCGCAGGCCGGCCGGTGACGGTGAAAGTGGTCGACCGCGAGGCCTGGCGCCGAGGAGCGGTGGCCGCGGGTCTTTCGGGCTATGCCATCGCCACCTTGTTGGCGATGTTTCGCTATTACGAGGCGTTCGGTCTGAGCGGCAACCCGCGCCTTCTGGGCTGGCTTCTGGGCCGTGAGCCTGTTTCGCTGCGCGACTTCGCCCGCGACCACCTGCAGGGCTGA
- a CDS encoding zinc-binding dehydrogenase, which produces MRAIYVDKNIPKMLAVKVMKPVWKGVVYAPFSPVRCEDLPEPALPGPRWLRVQNRVCGICASDLALLNVEADPKIGPAALPGTTRYYLGHEVLSVVTEVEPGVTRFKVGDRAMMHTRFQAATCRSQEIEPLCRQCAAGNYILCENGSLGLGPRGVGGGWGDGYTAHETEVYPVPDDLSDDQAALVEPLAVGVRTALRRLPEPGEKALVLGSGVVGLNVVQALRALSPDCQITVAARYPHQRQMAQKLGADGFFDGDDGYGATSHITGAKRYEGMMGSRMCLGGFDVVYDCVGSDATLQDCLRWTRAGGTVVLAGIKLKPLGLDLTPVWHQEVNLIGLNSHGQETWEGRQMQTFDLAIELLRQGKLTIDGLITHRFPLAKWQEAIKTAQDKRSGAIKVVFDYR; this is translated from the coding sequence ATGAGAGCTATTTACGTCGATAAGAATATCCCCAAGATGCTGGCCGTGAAGGTCATGAAGCCGGTTTGGAAGGGCGTGGTCTATGCGCCGTTCTCGCCCGTCCGCTGCGAAGACCTGCCCGAACCGGCGCTCCCCGGCCCGCGCTGGCTGCGCGTGCAGAACAGGGTCTGCGGCATCTGCGCCAGCGACCTCGCCCTGCTCAATGTCGAGGCCGACCCCAAGATCGGCCCGGCCGCGCTGCCCGGAACCACGCGCTACTATCTGGGGCATGAGGTGCTAAGCGTCGTGACCGAGGTCGAACCGGGCGTGACGCGCTTCAAAGTGGGCGACCGGGCGATGATGCACACGCGTTTCCAGGCCGCCACCTGCCGCAGCCAGGAGATCGAGCCGCTCTGCCGGCAGTGCGCCGCCGGCAATTACATCCTTTGCGAGAACGGTTCTTTGGGGCTGGGGCCGCGCGGGGTGGGCGGCGGCTGGGGCGATGGCTACACCGCTCACGAGACCGAAGTCTATCCTGTGCCCGATGACCTGAGCGACGACCAGGCGGCGCTGGTCGAACCGTTGGCGGTGGGGGTGCGCACGGCCCTGCGCCGCCTGCCAGAACCAGGCGAAAAGGCGTTGGTATTGGGCAGCGGCGTCGTCGGCCTCAACGTCGTCCAGGCGCTGCGGGCGCTGTCGCCCGACTGCCAGATTACTGTCGCCGCGCGCTATCCCCACCAACGCCAGATGGCGCAGAAGTTGGGCGCCGATGGCTTTTTCGATGGCGACGACGGCTATGGCGCCACCAGCCACATCACCGGCGCCAAACGCTACGAGGGCATGATGGGCAGCCGGATGTGTCTGGGCGGTTTCGATGTGGTGTACGATTGCGTCGGCTCGGACGCGACCCTGCAAGATTGTCTGCGTTGGACGCGGGCCGGGGGTACGGTGGTGTTGGCCGGGATCAAGCTCAAGCCGCTTGGCCTCGACCTGACGCCGGTGTGGCACCAGGAGGTCAACCTGATCGGACTCAACTCGCATGGTCAGGAGACATGGGAAGGCCGGCAGATGCAGACCTTCGACCTGGCGATCGAATTGCTGCGGCAGGGCAAGCTGACCATCGACGGCCTCATCACCCATCGCTTCCCGCTGGCGAAATGGCAGGAGGCGATCAAGACCGCCCAAGACAAGCGGAGTGGGGCGATCAAGGTCGTCTTCGATTATCGCTGA
- a CDS encoding ABC transporter permease, which produces MHNILLVMKNEITTTINRRSFWLMTFVFPLFIIGLALLPQILAGNELSDDPQTVFTRSLSAPSGFIDASGLLRQPAPGVPEQQFRRFEDETAAKAAVASGLIDHYYLIPPDFLASGEVTQVARQFSIFSSIGGAPVLDYVAAYNLLGDANLAGRALHPLATVVSEDLAPQEGRKDESTASGPFAYLAPFVAMFILFFIITMSAGFMLQSVAKEKENRTAEVLLLSLNPKQLMFGKVFGLSLVALFQMAVWLGGSRVALGRWAPAAGIAGGLAYSTGMIAAILIYFLLGYLLYASILGALGALAPTMREGAQFTFIVMLPLLLPIWLNNAFTANPDGGLALIFSLFPLTAPTAMVARLTITQVPAWQLAVSLAGLLATTDGFILLSARFFRADTLLSNASLSFRSIVQQARQAMK; this is translated from the coding sequence ATGCACAACATCCTGTTGGTGATGAAGAACGAGATCACCACCACCATCAATCGGCGGTCGTTTTGGCTGATGACCTTTGTCTTTCCGCTTTTCATCATCGGCCTGGCGTTGTTGCCGCAGATCCTGGCGGGAAATGAGCTTTCGGATGACCCCCAGACGGTGTTCACACGCAGCCTCAGCGCCCCCAGCGGCTTCATCGATGCCTCTGGCCTGTTGCGGCAGCCGGCGCCGGGCGTGCCTGAACAACAGTTCCGCCGTTTCGAGGATGAAACGGCGGCAAAAGCCGCCGTCGCCAGCGGCCTCATCGACCACTACTATCTCATCCCGCCCGACTTTCTGGCCAGCGGTGAGGTGACACAGGTGGCACGGCAGTTCAGCATCTTCAGCAGCATCGGCGGCGCCCCCGTACTGGACTACGTCGCCGCCTACAACCTGCTCGGCGATGCCAATCTGGCCGGGCGGGCGCTGCACCCATTGGCAACCGTGGTCAGTGAGGACCTGGCGCCGCAAGAAGGGAGAAAGGATGAATCGACCGCCAGCGGCCCCTTCGCTTATCTGGCGCCTTTTGTGGCGATGTTCATCCTCTTTTTCATCATCACCATGAGCGCCGGTTTCATGCTGCAAAGCGTGGCCAAAGAGAAGGAGAATCGCACCGCCGAAGTGTTGTTGCTCAGCCTGAACCCTAAGCAGCTGATGTTCGGCAAGGTATTTGGCCTCAGCCTGGTGGCCTTGTTTCAGATGGCGGTTTGGCTGGGTGGCAGCCGCGTCGCACTGGGGCGTTGGGCGCCGGCCGCAGGGATAGCCGGGGGCCTTGCTTACTCGACGGGCATGATCGCTGCCATCCTCATCTATTTCTTGCTCGGCTATCTGCTCTATGCCTCGATCTTGGGGGCGTTGGGCGCTTTAGCGCCGACGATGCGCGAGGGCGCTCAGTTTACGTTCATCGTCATGTTGCCGTTGCTCCTGCCCATCTGGCTGAACAATGCCTTTACCGCCAATCCCGACGGCGGCCTGGCCCTGATCTTCAGCCTCTTCCCGCTCACGGCGCCCACGGCAATGGTGGCCCGGCTGACCATCACGCAGGTGCCGGCCTGGCAACTGGCCGTCAGCCTGGCTGGTTTGCTGGCAACGACGGATGGCTTCATCCTTCTCTCCGCGCGCTTCTTTCGCGCCGATACGCTCCTTTCCAACGCCAGCCTGAGTTTTCGCAGCATCGTGCAACAGGCAAGACAGGCGATGAAGTAG
- a CDS encoding ABC transporter permease encodes MAKAWLVARAEYLNQVRRRSFLVATLAVPLLIVAVIVISALIAIRHEEEARPLGYVDQSGLLTSGVLNSAGDFSLRAYASESAARSALAAGEIQGYYLLPPDYGMNGQAHLYYWRDPPSSAAQDQFEQVVRLGLLAGQPEAVQKRLSAGLNLTLRSLDGKRYSGENDVGNFLLPLVVGLFFVFIVMGSAGYMLRAVTTEKESRTVEVLFTSLSPGQLVGGKAIGLMAVALSQVALWLAVLAAAVLVAARHLDWLASIRPTWALAGIIFLYFLPTYALVAGLMTTLGSLAPDQQQGQQIAGVVNILFTLPFFFIIFLFTQPDSPLMVGMTLFPTTAFITIAMRWGATSIPAWQLALSWSILVLSAAGSVFIAARVFRMGMLRYGQTAGASLWRRRRARRAG; translated from the coding sequence GTGGCTAAAGCCTGGCTGGTGGCAAGGGCCGAGTATCTGAACCAGGTGCGCAGGCGTTCGTTTCTGGTGGCAACGCTGGCCGTGCCGCTGCTGATTGTGGCTGTAATCGTGATCAGCGCCCTCATTGCCATCCGCCACGAGGAAGAAGCCCGACCGCTTGGCTATGTCGATCAGTCAGGCCTGCTCACCTCCGGCGTCCTGAATTCGGCCGGCGATTTCTCCCTCCGGGCCTATGCCTCTGAGTCGGCAGCTCGGTCGGCGCTGGCTGCGGGCGAGATCCAGGGCTACTATCTGCTGCCGCCAGATTATGGGATGAACGGGCAGGCGCATCTCTATTACTGGCGCGATCCGCCCTCCAGCGCGGCTCAGGATCAGTTCGAGCAGGTGGTGCGCCTGGGTTTGCTGGCAGGTCAGCCAGAAGCGGTGCAGAAACGTTTGTCGGCAGGCTTGAACCTGACGCTGCGTTCGCTCGATGGTAAGCGGTACAGCGGCGAGAACGATGTCGGCAACTTCTTGCTGCCTCTTGTTGTCGGCCTGTTCTTCGTTTTCATCGTCATGGGGTCGGCCGGTTACATGCTGCGCGCCGTCACCACCGAAAAAGAGAGTCGCACCGTCGAAGTCCTGTTCACATCGCTGTCGCCGGGCCAGTTGGTGGGCGGCAAAGCGATCGGGCTGATGGCAGTGGCGCTGAGCCAGGTGGCGCTCTGGTTGGCGGTGTTGGCCGCAGCCGTGCTCGTCGCTGCCCGTCATCTCGACTGGCTTGCTTCGATCCGGCCAACCTGGGCCCTGGCGGGGATCATCTTCCTCTACTTCCTGCCCACCTACGCCCTCGTTGCTGGCCTGATGACCACATTGGGCAGCCTGGCGCCCGACCAGCAACAGGGCCAACAAATCGCCGGGGTGGTGAATATCCTGTTCACCCTGCCGTTTTTCTTCATCATTTTCCTGTTCACCCAGCCCGACAGCCCTTTGATGGTGGGCATGACGTTGTTCCCGACCACGGCCTTTATCACGATTGCCATGCGTTGGGGCGCCACCTCTATCCCGGCCTGGCAGTTGGCGCTGAGTTGGAGTATCTTGGTGCTTTCTGCGGCCGGCAGTGTTTTCATCGCCGCCCGCGTCTTTCGTATGGGAATGCTGCGCTATGGACAGACGGCGGGGGCATCGCTCTGGCGGCGCCGACGAGCGCGCCGGGCAGGGTAG